One part of the Nocardioides zeae genome encodes these proteins:
- a CDS encoding GntP family permease, protein MSAAFTSAATGDLVEPINGGAQLIGAGLAGIAVVVVLVAVVKLHPFLALVLGGFTVGGIASIGSDAQVDGVPYDLAHVVTVFSTGFGSTTASVGLLIALGAMFAKLLADSGGADQVVDTIVSRSSRRALPWAMAGVGALIGLPMFFEIGLVLLMPVIYLVARRAELSLVAIGIPTLAGLSAMHALVPPHPGPLLAIDNLGADLGITLGLGVLFAIPVVIVAGPLFGILAARWVPVPAPAAVGAPAGPGTQDDDGPGSEGPGGTGAGTAAEGAPAGARRPGFAVTVATVLLPVLLMMGKAISDIALSEDNPAYRVLDLLGTPFVALLIAVLVAMWTFGLGLGWNLKQVGRSVESSLPGVAGILLIVAAGGGFKEVLVSTGVGTLLAEWAQDANVSVMLLAWVLAVLIRLATGSATIATVTASSLMAGLVDGLSAGEVSLMVLAIGAGSVFFSHLNDAGFWLVKEYFRLDVPQTIKTWSAMETVLSVTGLVLVLAADLVI, encoded by the coding sequence ATGAGCGCCGCGTTCACCAGCGCCGCCACCGGCGACCTCGTCGAGCCCATCAACGGCGGCGCCCAGCTCATCGGGGCCGGCCTCGCGGGCATCGCGGTCGTCGTGGTGCTCGTCGCCGTCGTCAAGCTGCACCCGTTCCTCGCCCTCGTGCTCGGCGGCTTCACCGTCGGCGGCATCGCGTCGATCGGTTCCGACGCCCAGGTCGACGGCGTGCCCTACGACCTGGCCCACGTCGTCACCGTCTTCTCGACCGGCTTCGGGTCCACGACCGCCAGCGTCGGGCTCCTCATCGCGCTCGGCGCGATGTTCGCGAAGCTCCTCGCCGACTCCGGCGGTGCCGACCAGGTGGTCGACACCATCGTCAGCCGCTCCTCGCGCCGGGCCCTGCCGTGGGCGATGGCCGGCGTGGGCGCGCTCATCGGCCTCCCGATGTTCTTCGAGATCGGTCTCGTGCTGCTGATGCCGGTCATCTACCTCGTCGCGCGCCGGGCCGAGCTCTCCCTGGTGGCCATCGGCATCCCGACGCTCGCGGGGCTCTCCGCGATGCACGCGCTCGTCCCGCCCCACCCGGGTCCGCTGCTGGCGATCGACAACCTCGGCGCCGACCTCGGCATCACGCTGGGCCTGGGCGTCCTGTTCGCGATCCCGGTCGTCATCGTCGCGGGACCGCTCTTCGGCATCCTCGCCGCCCGGTGGGTGCCCGTGCCCGCCCCCGCCGCCGTCGGAGCGCCCGCCGGCCCCGGCACGCAGGACGACGACGGCCCGGGCAGCGAGGGCCCCGGCGGGACCGGCGCCGGCACGGCGGCGGAGGGAGCCCCGGCGGGCGCCCGCCGTCCCGGCTTCGCCGTCACGGTCGCCACGGTGCTGCTCCCCGTGCTGCTCATGATGGGCAAGGCGATCTCCGACATCGCGCTGTCCGAGGACAACCCGGCCTACCGCGTGCTCGACCTCCTCGGCACCCCGTTCGTCGCCCTCCTCATCGCGGTGCTCGTCGCCATGTGGACCTTCGGCCTCGGCCTGGGCTGGAACCTCAAGCAGGTCGGCCGCAGCGTCGAGTCCTCCCTGCCGGGCGTCGCGGGCATCCTCCTCATCGTCGCCGCCGGCGGTGGCTTCAAGGAGGTGCTCGTCTCGACGGGCGTCGGCACGCTGCTCGCCGAGTGGGCGCAGGACGCCAACGTCTCCGTCATGCTCCTCGCCTGGGTGCTGGCGGTGCTCATCCGTCTCGCCACGGGCTCGGCGACCATCGCCACGGTCACCGCCTCGTCGCTCATGGCGGGCCTCGTGGACGGCCTGAGCGCCGGGGAGGTCTCCCTCATGGTGCTGGCGATCGGTGCGGGCTCGGTCTTCTTCTCGCACCTCAACGACGCCGGCTTCTGGCTGGTGAAGGAGTACTTCCGCCTCGACGTGCCCCAGACCATCAAGACCTGGTCGGCCATGGAGACGGTGCTGTCGGTGACGGGCCTGGTGCTCGTGCTGGCCGCCGACCTGGTGATCTAG
- a CDS encoding mismatch-specific DNA-glycosylase: MAPPRRTFTRAELETYRGQEVPDLLPGPDDPPLRLLFVGINPGLWTAATQTHFAHPTNRFYPALHAAGIIERPIDPAAGMTDADRDHLRSRGIGITNVVRRATARADELTTAEYREGGQRLRDLVERLAPRVVAVAGLTAYRSAFHQPRATGGRQADPWGGTEVWVVPNPSGLNAHDTPATLAEKYAAAARAAGVLGSS; encoded by the coding sequence GTGGCCCCACCGCGTCGTACGTTCACCCGCGCCGAGCTCGAGACCTACCGGGGGCAGGAGGTCCCCGACCTGCTGCCGGGCCCGGACGACCCGCCGCTGCGGCTGCTCTTCGTGGGCATCAACCCCGGCCTGTGGACCGCGGCGACGCAGACGCACTTCGCGCACCCGACCAACCGCTTCTACCCGGCGCTCCACGCCGCCGGGATCATCGAGCGGCCCATCGATCCCGCGGCCGGCATGACGGACGCCGACCGCGACCACCTGCGGTCGCGCGGGATCGGCATCACCAACGTCGTACGGCGCGCGACCGCCCGCGCCGACGAGCTGACCACGGCGGAGTACCGCGAGGGCGGGCAGCGCCTCCGCGACCTCGTGGAGCGGCTGGCCCCGCGGGTGGTGGCGGTGGCCGGGTTGACGGCGTACCGCAGCGCGTTCCACCAGCCCCGCGCGACCGGCGGCCGGCAGGCCGACCCGTGGGGCGGGACCGAGGTGTGGGTCGTGCCGAACCCGAGCGGGCTCAACGCGCACGACACCCCGGCGACGCTGGCGGAGAAGTACGCCGCCGCCGCGCGCGCCGCCGGGGTGCTGGGCTCGTCGTGA
- a CDS encoding DUF429 domain-containing protein, translated as MHLVGVDLAWGERAPTGIAVLDERGRLLSTTAVTTDDEIDEVVAPYVAGECVVAFDAPLVVRNATGTRPAETALNKDFRAFEAGTHPTNLGKPEFADGPRAARLAARWGLDLDPDATGRRALEVYPHAATVALLRLGRTLKYKQSRDRTFSQMRSEMLRLAEGLEQLGRARTPLLLHRRPVWEELVALVENAQRKSELRLAEDRLDAVVCAYVALLAAREPERLTRYGSVEDGVIVTPTLPEGLEPAPRRTRAERARAKEVEAYAARLPATQHATDQAAALVTAALDDAGLNYLSVTARAKSVASFAAKAASLEDGHPRYQDALAEMADQIGVRVVTYLSSDVEAVADVLGAELTVLGDRDKGLETARSGRWGYSSRHLDLALPEDVAPTPATDALPGRIIEVQIRTALQHAWAEFEHDIRYKGEVPPEHASELDRRFTLAAGLLELADREFSTIRDQLRGDQVAGGAASGAWVADGDGDPTRADRHRLSPGDLAAYLAGRYPGAGWSRTDHYEWIAGLLAELGITSAADLAGAMADVDSEAVTARMDYRYPAGAVRRLDDDLLATYGERYVELPGNAHRVALLSSRLAKLAG; from the coding sequence ATGCACCTCGTCGGCGTCGACCTCGCGTGGGGCGAGCGGGCTCCCACCGGCATCGCCGTGCTCGACGAGCGCGGACGCCTGCTGTCCACCACCGCCGTCACCACGGACGACGAGATCGACGAGGTCGTCGCGCCGTACGTCGCCGGGGAGTGCGTCGTCGCCTTCGACGCCCCGCTGGTGGTGCGCAACGCCACGGGCACCCGCCCCGCAGAGACGGCGCTGAACAAGGACTTCCGGGCCTTCGAGGCCGGCACCCACCCGACCAACCTCGGCAAGCCCGAGTTCGCCGACGGTCCGCGAGCGGCGCGGCTGGCCGCCCGCTGGGGCCTCGACCTCGACCCGGACGCGACGGGCCGCCGGGCGCTGGAGGTCTACCCGCACGCGGCGACCGTGGCGCTGCTGCGGCTGGGCCGCACGCTGAAGTACAAGCAGAGCCGCGACCGCACCTTCTCCCAGATGCGCTCCGAGATGCTCCGCCTCGCCGAGGGCCTCGAGCAGCTCGGCCGGGCCCGCACGCCGCTGCTCCTGCACCGCCGCCCCGTGTGGGAGGAGCTGGTCGCGCTCGTCGAGAACGCGCAGCGCAAGTCGGAGCTGCGGCTCGCCGAGGACCGGCTCGACGCCGTGGTGTGCGCCTACGTCGCGCTGCTCGCGGCGCGCGAGCCCGAGCGCCTGACCCGTTACGGCTCCGTCGAGGACGGCGTCATCGTCACCCCGACGCTGCCCGAGGGCCTCGAGCCGGCACCGCGGCGCACGCGCGCGGAGCGGGCGCGGGCCAAGGAGGTCGAGGCGTACGCCGCGCGCCTGCCCGCGACGCAGCACGCCACCGACCAGGCGGCGGCCCTCGTCACGGCCGCGCTCGACGACGCGGGCCTCAACTACCTCTCGGTGACGGCGCGGGCCAAGTCGGTCGCCTCCTTCGCCGCGAAGGCGGCCTCGTTGGAGGACGGGCACCCGCGCTACCAGGACGCGCTGGCCGAGATGGCCGACCAGATCGGCGTGCGGGTCGTGACCTACCTGTCGTCCGACGTCGAGGCCGTCGCCGACGTGCTCGGGGCCGAGCTGACCGTGCTCGGCGACCGCGACAAGGGGCTCGAGACGGCGCGGTCCGGACGCTGGGGCTACTCCAGCCGGCACCTCGACCTCGCGCTGCCCGAGGACGTCGCGCCGACCCCCGCCACCGACGCGCTGCCCGGGCGCATCATCGAGGTGCAGATCCGCACGGCGCTGCAGCACGCGTGGGCCGAGTTCGAGCACGACATCCGCTACAAGGGCGAGGTGCCGCCCGAGCACGCCTCCGAGCTCGACCGGCGCTTCACCCTCGCCGCCGGGCTGCTCGAGCTCGCCGACCGCGAGTTCTCGACGATCCGCGACCAGCTGCGCGGCGACCAGGTGGCCGGGGGCGCGGCCAGCGGCGCCTGGGTGGCCGACGGGGACGGGGACCCGACCCGCGCGGACCGCCACCGGCTCAGCCCGGGCGACCTCGCGGCGTACCTGGCCGGTCGCTACCCCGGCGCCGGCTGGTCCCGCACCGACCACTACGAGTGGATCGCCGGTCTGCTCGCCGAGCTCGGCATCACGTCGGCGGCCGACCTGGCCGGCGCCATGGCGGACGTCGACAGCGAGGCGGTGACGGCACGGATGGACTACCGCTACCCCGCGGGCGCGGTGCGGCGGCTCGACGACGACCTGCTGGCGACGTACGGCGAGCGGTACGTCGAGCTCCCCGGCAACGCGCATCGGGTGGCGCTGCTGTCGTCGCGGCTGGCGAAGCTGGCGGGCTGA
- a CDS encoding VTT domain-containing protein, translated as MFSDQPVAIAFALLWLIATLRGGATYGLGRALRGASARSERAARLLARPEVARAEGTVRRFGAPAVTLCFLTVGVQTAVNVAAGLLRMPLRRYVPALLLGAALWATIYVTVGIAVLTAVWGGHPELLLVALVVAVLAVVVARAVRRRL; from the coding sequence GTGTTCTCCGACCAACCCGTCGCGATCGCCTTCGCCCTGCTGTGGCTGATCGCCACGCTGCGCGGGGGCGCGACGTACGGGCTCGGGCGCGCGCTGCGCGGCGCCTCGGCGCGCAGCGAGCGGGCCGCGCGCCTGCTCGCGCGGCCGGAGGTGGCGCGGGCCGAGGGCACGGTGCGGCGGTTCGGGGCGCCCGCGGTGACGCTGTGCTTCCTCACGGTGGGCGTGCAGACGGCGGTCAACGTCGCGGCGGGGCTCCTGCGGATGCCGCTGCGGCGCTACGTGCCCGCCCTCCTGCTGGGCGCCGCGCTCTGGGCGACGATCTACGTGACCGTCGGCATCGCCGTGCTCACCGCGGTGTGGGGCGGCCACCCCGAGCTGCTGCTCGTCGCGCTGGTGGTCGCGGTGCTCGCCGTCGTGGTGGCGCGCGCCGTGCGTCGTCGCCTCTGA
- a CDS encoding FadR/GntR family transcriptional regulator gives MSGEPSRPVGPRTGTVLDALGRRIAHGDLPPGSVLRLEDVDAAYAVSRSVSREAVQVLTSMGLVTSRRRVGITVAARGCWNVLDPRLIAWRLDGPERDEQLRCLSELRVGFEPAAAALAAARADAAQAATLAAAVSDMTVHARARDLEAYLEADQRFHRTLLAASGNEMYAALAHVVDAVLAGRTHHDLMPPDPEPAAIEWHADVADAVRRGRPADADAAMRRIIAEAQEAQQARAREGRTEDAVDR, from the coding sequence GTGAGCGGAGAGCCCTCTCGCCCGGTCGGGCCCCGCACCGGGACGGTCCTCGACGCCCTCGGCCGGCGCATCGCCCACGGCGACCTGCCGCCGGGCTCCGTGCTGCGGCTGGAGGACGTGGACGCGGCGTACGCCGTCTCCCGGTCGGTCTCCCGCGAGGCCGTGCAGGTGCTGACGTCGATGGGGCTCGTGACCTCGCGGCGACGCGTCGGGATCACGGTCGCCGCGCGTGGCTGCTGGAACGTCCTCGACCCCCGCCTCATCGCGTGGCGCCTCGACGGACCCGAGCGCGACGAGCAGCTGCGGTGCCTCTCGGAGCTGCGGGTCGGGTTCGAACCGGCCGCAGCAGCGCTCGCGGCGGCACGCGCCGACGCGGCCCAGGCGGCCACGCTCGCCGCCGCGGTCTCCGACATGACGGTGCACGCGCGCGCCCGGGACCTCGAGGCCTACCTCGAGGCCGACCAGCGCTTCCACCGCACGCTGCTGGCGGCGTCGGGCAACGAGATGTACGCCGCGCTCGCCCACGTCGTCGACGCCGTCCTCGCCGGACGCACCCACCACGACCTCATGCCGCCCGACCCCGAGCCGGCGGCCATCGAGTGGCACGCGGACGTCGCCGACGCCGTGCGCCGCGGGCGACCCGCCGACGCCGACGCCGCCATGCGGCGGATCATCGCCGAGGCCCAGGAGGCGCAGCAGGCCCGCGCGCGCGAGGGCCGGACTGAGGACGCGGTGGATCGCTGA
- a CDS encoding alpha/beta fold hydrolase, which produces MRIGRVVAGLAAGAAGVALAGGAAGLVHQRRVIAHRDAGGAVELGSLRSPALTVVADDGVALHVEVDEVPPTVRGTAPTLVFVHGYALNLDCWHFQRAAYRGQVRTVFYDQRSHGRSGRSDAEHATIEQLGADLLTVLDHAAPEEEVVLVGHSMGGMSIIALAEAHPELFGDRVVGVGLIATTAGGLDPTRALLPMVPKAFGGPLSLRFVAGLSRGHRVVDGFRRIGKGLAMVGTDRFAFGSDVPETYVAFVDDMLSRTPFEVLAQFFPAFGSLDKFSVVHALEEVPTTIVCGTGDRLTSIGHARKLHAHIGGSRLVEVEDAGHMVIMERHVVVDEALDDLIAAVQAQRSGRSGESSQPGRHRA; this is translated from the coding sequence GTGAGGATCGGACGGGTGGTCGCGGGCCTGGCCGCGGGGGCGGCCGGTGTCGCGCTGGCGGGCGGCGCCGCCGGGCTGGTGCACCAGCGCCGCGTCATCGCCCACCGCGACGCCGGCGGGGCGGTGGAGCTCGGCTCCCTGCGCTCGCCCGCGCTGACGGTCGTGGCCGACGACGGCGTGGCGCTGCACGTGGAGGTCGACGAGGTGCCGCCCACGGTCCGGGGGACCGCGCCGACGCTGGTGTTCGTCCACGGGTACGCCCTCAACCTCGACTGCTGGCACTTCCAGCGCGCGGCCTACCGCGGCCAGGTGCGCACCGTGTTCTACGACCAGCGCTCCCACGGGCGCTCGGGGCGCTCGGACGCGGAGCACGCGACGATCGAGCAGCTCGGGGCCGACCTGCTGACGGTGCTCGACCACGCGGCCCCCGAGGAGGAGGTCGTGCTCGTCGGGCACTCGATGGGCGGCATGAGCATCATCGCGCTCGCCGAGGCGCACCCGGAGCTGTTCGGCGACCGCGTCGTGGGCGTCGGCCTGATCGCGACGACCGCGGGCGGCCTCGACCCGACCCGGGCGCTGCTGCCGATGGTGCCGAAGGCGTTCGGCGGACCGCTCTCGCTGCGGTTCGTGGCCGGTCTGTCGCGGGGCCACCGCGTCGTCGACGGGTTCCGGAGGATCGGCAAGGGGCTCGCCATGGTCGGCACCGACCGGTTCGCGTTCGGCAGCGACGTGCCGGAGACCTACGTGGCGTTCGTCGACGACATGCTGAGCCGCACGCCCTTCGAGGTGCTGGCGCAGTTCTTCCCGGCGTTCGGCAGCCTCGACAAGTTCTCCGTCGTGCACGCCCTCGAGGAGGTGCCGACGACGATCGTCTGCGGCACGGGGGACCGGCTGACGAGCATCGGGCACGCCCGCAAGCTGCACGCCCACATCGGTGGCTCGCGCCTCGTCGAGGTGGAGGACGCGGGCCACATGGTGATCATGGAGCGGCACGTCGTCGTCGACGAGGCGCTCGACGACCTCATCGCGGCGGTGCAGGCCCAGCGGTCGGGCCGGTCGGGCGAGTCGAGCCAGCCGGGGCGGCACCGTGCCTGA
- a CDS encoding gluconokinase: MSQQDQPPLVVVMGVSGSGKSTVGAALAQRLRVPFGDADDFHPQANIDKMASGHALDDDDRRPWLEAIGRWLAERAGTSGGVVTCSALKRTYRDLIREAAPTAVFVHLEGSRDVIARRQASRPGHFMPASLLDSQFDTLEDLGEDETGVAVDVAQSVDDIVAEAASWVTDGSAR; encoded by the coding sequence ATGAGCCAGCAGGACCAGCCGCCGCTCGTCGTGGTGATGGGTGTGTCGGGGTCGGGCAAGTCGACGGTCGGCGCGGCCCTCGCGCAACGGCTCCGCGTGCCGTTCGGCGACGCCGACGACTTCCACCCCCAGGCCAACATCGACAAGATGGCGTCGGGCCACGCGCTCGACGACGACGACCGCCGGCCCTGGCTCGAGGCCATCGGCCGCTGGCTCGCCGAGCGCGCCGGCACGAGCGGGGGAGTGGTGACCTGCTCGGCGCTCAAGCGGACCTACCGCGACCTCATCCGTGAGGCGGCGCCCACCGCCGTGTTCGTGCACCTCGAGGGCAGCCGCGACGTCATCGCGCGGCGCCAGGCCAGCCGGCCCGGGCACTTCATGCCGGCCTCGCTGCTCGACTCGCAGTTCGACACGCTCGAGGACCTCGGCGAGGACGAGACGGGCGTCGCCGTCGACGTGGCGCAGTCCGTCGACGACATCGTGGCCGAGGCGGCGTCCTGGGTCACCGACGGGAGCGCCCGATGA
- a CDS encoding ABC transporter ATP-binding protein, with protein sequence MTTTEQIRTASAAGAGTGAAISVRGLRRTYGKGSAAFEAVRGVDLDVPTGTITALLGTNGAGKTSTLEVVEGLGRASGGTVEVLGLDPVADRAEVRRRTGVLLQTSGFSGDLTVAETARLWQSTLSTPRPVDEALAMLDLSARATVKVSALSGGERRRLDLACTLMGRPELVFLDEPTTGLDPESRREVWRLVRGLRAAGATVLLTTHYLEEAETLADRLEIMHGGRIVRSGTAGEIADGHPSTIAFDRLERALPHLAGGVVDPASYGQPRTVVETVDLQATLTALLDWARDEKVRLEGLDARSASLEQVFLAIADSSTDDRRDAPASPSTSPKGA encoded by the coding sequence ATGACCACGACAGAGCAGATCCGAACGGCGTCCGCCGCGGGTGCCGGGACGGGGGCCGCGATCTCGGTCCGCGGCCTGCGACGCACCTACGGCAAGGGCTCCGCCGCCTTCGAGGCCGTGCGCGGTGTCGACCTCGACGTCCCGACCGGCACGATCACCGCCCTGCTCGGCACGAACGGCGCCGGCAAGACCTCGACGCTCGAGGTGGTCGAGGGCCTGGGCCGCGCCAGCGGCGGCACCGTGGAGGTGCTGGGGCTCGACCCCGTCGCCGACCGGGCCGAGGTGCGGCGCCGCACCGGCGTGCTGCTGCAGACGAGTGGCTTCTCCGGTGACCTGACCGTCGCCGAGACGGCCCGGCTCTGGCAGTCGACGCTGTCGACGCCGCGACCCGTCGACGAGGCGCTCGCGATGCTCGACCTGAGCGCCCGCGCCACGGTGAAGGTGAGCGCGCTGTCGGGGGGCGAGCGGCGCCGGCTCGACCTGGCGTGCACGCTCATGGGCCGGCCCGAGCTCGTGTTCCTCGACGAGCCGACGACCGGCCTCGACCCCGAGAGCCGCCGCGAGGTGTGGCGCCTGGTGCGCGGCCTGCGGGCGGCGGGGGCGACGGTGCTCCTCACGACGCACTACCTCGAGGAGGCCGAGACCCTGGCCGACCGGCTCGAGATCATGCACGGCGGTCGCATCGTGCGCAGCGGCACCGCCGGCGAGATCGCCGACGGCCACCCCTCGACCATCGCGTTCGACCGCCTCGAGCGGGCGCTGCCGCACCTGGCGGGCGGCGTGGTCGACCCCGCGTCCTACGGGCAGCCCCGCACCGTCGTCGAGACCGTCGACCTCCAGGCGACGCTCACGGCGCTGCTCGACTGGGCCCGCGACGAGAAGGTGCGCCTCGAGGGCCTCGACGCCCGCAGCGCCAGCCTCGAGCAGGTGTTCCTCGCGATCGCCGACTCCAGCACCGACGACCGGCGGGACGCGCCCGCCAGCCCGTCCACCAGCCCGAAGGGGGCCTGA
- the tsaB gene encoding tRNA (adenosine(37)-N6)-threonylcarbamoyltransferase complex dimerization subunit type 1 TsaB produces the protein MLLAFDTATPRVCAAVYDADTDTVLASGVAERPMKHGEQLAPLIDGCLRDAGLDRRDLTALVVGVGPGPFTGLRVGLVTARTLGYVLDLPVYGVCSLDALAVEAIATGAVAEPFLVATDARRKEVYLASYDETGTRLSGPTVTKPAEVATDLPVVGAGPSLYPDAFTRPVGPTEPDAAWMARAVAGEHVELLDPEPLYLRRPDAVASAER, from the coding sequence GTGCTCCTCGCCTTCGACACCGCGACCCCGCGGGTGTGTGCCGCGGTCTACGACGCCGACACCGACACCGTGCTCGCCTCGGGGGTGGCCGAGCGGCCCATGAAGCACGGCGAGCAGCTCGCCCCGCTCATCGACGGCTGCCTGCGCGACGCGGGTCTCGACCGCCGCGACCTCACGGCGCTCGTGGTCGGCGTCGGGCCCGGACCCTTCACCGGCCTCCGCGTCGGGCTCGTCACCGCCCGCACCCTCGGCTACGTGCTCGACCTGCCGGTGTACGGCGTGTGCTCGCTCGACGCGCTCGCCGTCGAGGCGATCGCCACGGGGGCCGTCGCCGAGCCCTTCCTCGTCGCCACCGACGCGCGGCGCAAGGAGGTCTACCTGGCCTCCTACGACGAGACCGGCACCCGGCTGAGCGGCCCCACCGTGACCAAGCCCGCCGAGGTCGCCACCGACCTGCCGGTGGTCGGTGCGGGCCCGTCGCTCTACCCCGACGCCTTCACCCGGCCCGTCGGTCCGACCGAGCCCGACGCCGCCTGGATGGCCCGCGCCGTGGCGGGGGAGCACGTCGAGCTGCTCGACCCGGAGCCGCTCTACCTGCGCCGCCCCGACGCCGTCGCCAGCGCCGAGCGGTGA
- the tsaE gene encoding tRNA (adenosine(37)-N6)-threonylcarbamoyltransferase complex ATPase subunit type 1 TsaE, with protein MPESSRPVGPVTVRRVGPEGAAAVHAVVRAAFAARPALDPPTAALAETVESIADALTAGGGLLAEGDGHPVGALVLDPEPAGGRVWVRRFGVVPAWQAHGVGARMVETVIATTPREEIAVLAREELPRAQAFWAGHGFVEVGRTAPYVEMVRPPSLVVPDTDAMRDLGRRLAGLLRAGDLLVLTGGLGAGKTTFTQGLGAGLGVRGDVTSPTFVIARVHPSTVGGPELVHVDAYRLGGAAELDDLDLDTSLEDAVTVVEWGAGLAEQLADDRLEVVIERNDTDDVRLVRVNGYGARWADVDVAAALG; from the coding sequence GTGCCTGAGTCCTCGCGGCCCGTGGGTCCCGTGACGGTGCGCCGGGTCGGCCCCGAGGGGGCCGCCGCGGTGCACGCCGTCGTCCGCGCCGCCTTCGCGGCGCGCCCGGCCCTCGACCCGCCGACGGCCGCGCTCGCCGAGACCGTCGAGTCGATCGCCGACGCGCTGACCGCCGGGGGAGGCCTGCTCGCCGAGGGCGACGGTCACCCCGTCGGGGCGCTCGTCCTCGACCCCGAGCCCGCGGGGGGCCGGGTCTGGGTGCGGCGGTTCGGCGTCGTACCGGCCTGGCAGGCCCACGGCGTCGGCGCCCGCATGGTCGAGACAGTGATCGCCACGACGCCCCGGGAGGAGATCGCGGTGCTCGCCCGCGAGGAGCTGCCGCGCGCCCAGGCGTTCTGGGCGGGCCACGGGTTCGTCGAGGTGGGACGGACGGCGCCGTACGTCGAGATGGTGCGCCCCCCCTCCCTCGTCGTGCCCGACACCGACGCCATGCGCGACCTCGGTCGCCGGCTCGCCGGGCTGCTCCGGGCCGGGGACCTGCTGGTGCTGACCGGCGGGCTCGGCGCGGGCAAGACGACGTTCACCCAGGGCCTGGGCGCCGGTCTCGGGGTGCGCGGCGACGTCACGTCGCCGACCTTCGTCATCGCGCGGGTCCACCCGTCGACGGTCGGGGGGCCGGAGCTCGTCCACGTCGACGCCTACCGCCTCGGCGGCGCCGCCGAGCTCGACGACCTCGACCTCGACACCTCGCTCGAGGACGCCGTCACCGTCGTCGAGTGGGGCGCCGGCCTCGCCGAGCAGCTCGCCGACGACCGGCTCGAGGTGGTCATCGAGCGCAACGACACGGACGACGTGCGGCTCGTCCGCGTGAACGGGTACGGCGCGCGCTGGGCCGACGTCGACGTGGCGGCCGCGCTGGGCTGA
- a CDS encoding GNAT family N-acetyltransferase, whose protein sequence is MSDPTPPGPVLRPARTADVARVALLERDLFGPDAWSEEQVGAELSVPGRAMLVAEDPTDRSAVVGYAVLGVQGDVADLLRIGVDPTQRRTGIASALLAHLRGAARGAGADRMLLEVSDANTGAAAFYAARGFAEIHRRPRYYRDGSAALVLQLTL, encoded by the coding sequence GTGAGCGACCCGACCCCGCCGGGCCCCGTCCTGCGTCCGGCCCGGACCGCCGACGTCGCCCGGGTCGCCCTGCTGGAGCGCGACCTGTTCGGCCCCGACGCCTGGAGCGAGGAGCAGGTCGGGGCCGAGCTCTCGGTGCCCGGCCGCGCGATGCTCGTGGCGGAGGACCCCACCGACCGGTCCGCGGTGGTGGGCTACGCCGTCCTGGGCGTGCAGGGCGACGTCGCGGACCTCCTCCGCATCGGCGTGGACCCGACCCAGCGCCGTACGGGGATCGCCTCCGCGCTGCTCGCGCACCTCCGGGGCGCCGCCCGTGGCGCGGGCGCGGATCGGATGCTGCTGGAGGTGAGCGACGCCAACACGGGCGCCGCGGCGTTCTACGCGGCCCGCGGCTTCGCCGAGATCCACCGCCGTCCGCGCTACTACCGCGACGGCTCCGCCGCGCTCGTCCTCCAGCTCACGCTCTGA